A region of the Artemia franciscana chromosome 19, ASM3288406v1, whole genome shotgun sequence genome:
TACCTAGGCATGTAAACTTCCATATCCTTCAAATgattaactataatttttgttataggattatcttttttttgaaatattgttacTAATTATATACTCGTCAGTAAATGGAAGCATTTCGAGCGATCCACTTTCCACTCTGTTCTTccatataagaatttttttaagaaaggcctcaagtttatttttttaacataaacatATTAACGCAGACTCCATGCATTGATAAAttcatataattaattttatcaaaaatatctacCAAATAGCATAGCTTGAGAAGCCATAAATTATCGTGAAAATAATCGGCCAAATTAGAATTTTGCTCTGTAAGAAATATAAGAACTTCATCTTTTAAAGTTAATAATCGTTTCAAACTTCGACCTCTTGATAGCCACCTAACTTCAGCATGTAGCAACAAACTTGTATAATCCGAATCCATATCAAtgcacaaatttttaaacaatcgaCTATTAAGTGCTCGACTTTTAATAAAGTTAATGATTTTGACTGCATCAAAAAACACAGTGTTCAAGTGCCTCTCGGTGAATCATAAATGCTTCCCTCATAAATATATCTTACAAAAAGTAACAACTGTGCCATTTTTGAAATGTCTGTCGACTCGTCCAGTTGTATTGCAAACTCTGAGCTGTCTTTAAGCCTCATAAGAAGCTGTTGATTGATCATTGCTAATGTCTGAAATTCTTTTGGACACAGTGTCATTTGATAATggaattttactaatttcagcAGCATACGGTTTTCCATGAACAATTTCTGACATTCTTATAGCTGCAGGTAGTaaaagttgctctccaataGTAAAAGGCTTTTTCGTTTTTGCCATCAAATACGAAACTTCATACGATGCCAATAGATATTTATCATTCAAAGTAACATACTTCTCCAAAgtgttcttttctttatttgatgttTGTAAAAGACGCTCAAAATATTCTATTGGCTTTTTTGATAACGTTGCATGTTTAGTATTCAAATGTCGTTGCAGTTTTGACGGTTTCATGCTTTCTGCAGCCAAAACTTCTTTGCAAATTAAGCACACTGgttgtttttcattgttgtGAGAAGAGCATGTGAAGCCATACTGCAAATACGATtcgtcatattttctttttttttttgttttgctagaAGTCGGATTTGAAGCACTACAACTTGGTTCTGACGGCGTGGCAGACTTATTAGTTGGAATTTTAATTAGCCATTTATCCATGAtggttaaataataataaataattaatcaaaATGTTGTTGAACTTTAACGTAATAATTAAAACACCAACTGAAAATTACACAGTAAATACACACATGTCACTACGAAGACAAAGCTGAGTCCAAACTGAAGTACAAACAGCATGTGTAAGCTGTAAGGCGACGAGGCGTCTGGGTACTTATAATCACTAAGTTATCTTGCAAACACTGACGCCGGCGGCCAGACACCAATGTCGAAGGTTCAGTTGAAAATCGAGGAGCGCGTTGtacttattattttaaatgcttcttccatattttcatttataggCCCTACATAACAGTTTTGCATtgtcacttttttcaaaaaaaaaagttataataaaactacaatagtaaaattttactaaaaaaaatactaattttaaaatcttatttATAATGATTGAAAAGTATCAGATCTTTGCGACCCCCTTTCAGTAGTCTCACGACCCCCCTGGAGGTCGCGACCCacagtttaagaagccctggcTTAGGGGGTCATgtccaaaaacatagttattaggcctttcaactatgctgaacatgatggcaatctcagaattttgattgtacgaattttgggaaaaagggggctatcacaatatatatatatatatatatatatatatatatatatatatatatatattggtatcaaaattccgtttttatgagtttcagttgctattgagctgggtcacttcttacttacagtttgttaccgcgaactgtttgacttatAAGTTTACTACCTGTCAATGTTTGACTGAACAGCCTAGGTAgttaaaattatcatttaattGAAGATTCGGCAAAAGGGATAGATTAAGGTTTTTTAATGACTTCGGTTAAACTTCGTAACCCgtattcaatgtattttcaGTTCCTATTAGCAAAGAGAAGGTCTGCCAATGGGGACACCTCTATCAGGCTTACTGACGAATATCTTCGCAGAACACCTTGGAAATTAGGCTTtagatttgtatttttcaaacgCATCTACTGGGGACTTTACATAGATgatgtaatttcactttggaattatggagAATATGAATTTAGGGGCTTTTTAGACCACCTTAACACGCATGATATAAATTTACAGTTTACTCTAGAAATTGCAAATGCAAATGAAATACCATTCTAGATGTGCTAATTATTCGTAGCAGTGATAGAGAGATAGCCCACACAAGACAATAGATATTCATTTTAAATCTAATCACCCCAAACAAGCTTGAAAGAGGTGGTGTAACTTCTCTTGTGGATCCTGTCCTAAATATTTGGTCTGAGTTTTATGCCGAAACAGAATTGAATATTATCAGatatactttttggaaatggtaATCCCAGcccttttattaataatacaattagccgtagaataaaacaAAGCTCTCTTAAAATCAAAGATCCTTTACAATTTCAATCTCCTAGTAAACCTTTACATATAATCTACCTTCTGTACATTCCAAAAATTACTAAGAGTTTTAAAAcagtatgcacacaaaataatatgTGTGTCGTCTTAACTGGTATTCTACGAATAATAAATCTCCCAAATTCTGGcaaagataaaaccccagttactcgccaaagagcgGTTTATCAAATATTAGTTAAACGCctgcaaaagcaaaaaaaaattatgtaaccAAGGTATTAAATTCAAATAGtgttcataatttttttgattCTTCTctaagttatatattttttaaaaccctAGCCATGAAATACTTTTTGAGAACACTTCCTTCATTAACAATGATTTGGGAATTAAAAAATTGTGTGTGAGGCGATCGAAATTGCTGAGGACAGCTCTTAGATATAGAGCTGAAACATTCTTAAGGTTTAGATAATTCAACTGTCTTAGGTGGGAGGAACTTtctatgaaggaattttttgaaGGGAGATTTTCCACTGAGGGTGAGGCggtttcctggcattatttgaaaaatgattgaaaattaaacaaatttttcgactgaaagaaaggaagaacattaaaacttaatatgaGCAGAAGTTAGTacatatatgggggggggggtgtcccTCCTGaacctcaatctttacgctaaagtttgactttttgtcccaattctttaagagaactcttgaaacacaaaggctgtcgaattagaataagaagctttttgaaGTACTAAAAATCTTTACCGTGAGGATCAAGAGATTGAGAGGGGGAACCCCCCCCTCCTaagtggaataatttctgttgattttaagttttaatattgcttcttaccCTCAATTGCAATTATTAAAAGACATAGTAAATTTAGGCTTGATCCAAACCATGAGTTTATAAGGTATACATGAGTGCcgttcatttattttaattgatttgatgaatgttttccttttctttttaattgtttgtgtATGCTATGCTACATTTTTTTCCTCTCTATTATCTGTGCTTAGACCTCTATTAAATTGTTTGTCAATTTTCATGGAGAAAACGGGAAACAAAGCTCATTCATTCTTATTATGACCTATCACCACATTAAAAATCACTTAATATAGTCTAGCACATGACACCAGTTCTTTGCAATAGAAACCAAATTCATAGCAGCCACAGCTTGTCTTTTCATATTACACCAAGTCATTTCTATTGTCTTTTTGATTGCCTGTCAAAATAATGTAGCAGTTTAAAATTCTAATACACTCACCTGAacacatgaaaaagaaaatttcttccaATAAACTTACTCTATATAGGAATAATCTTGTCTatatttgaatagaaattaaattgacaatacatgaaaaattcattttcaacaTGTATTTAATTCCAACAAAGAATAGCAAAACACAAAGTAAGTTGTTTTAGAAATATTGGGAAAAGCTCATCCCATCAAACAAGTGAAGTTCAACAAccttcaaatagatttctatctccacccctgtttttttttttgcatattgaCATTAGCTGACTTCATTTTGGTTTTGGCagtgacaaaataaataatagcgAATACTCTAAATGGTAGAGGAGGGCAACCTCAGAAAAATTTGGGATGGTAATgtgtttagttttattttgcttaGTCTTTTTCTTACTCTCTCTTCTCTTATTATTACTATTCATGGGAAAAATCATTATACTGCAGATACTGGATACAACTAGAAAGCAAAGAACAAAACagtagaaaagaaattaaaagcaaactgacttcataaaaaataagtagaaactACACTTAAACAAATAGCAAGTAACAGCCAGTTTGTTATCTACGCCCCCGTTTTTTGCATGTTGACATTGGGTGACTTCATTGGTTTTGGTGGTCATTTTGTGAGTGACAAAATAAACAATAGTGAATCCTCCAAATGGTAGGGGAGGGCAACCTCAGAAAAATTTTGGATGGTAAtgtatttcgttttattttgcTTAGTCTTTTTCTTACTCTCTCTTCTCTTATTATTACTATTCATGGGAAAAATCATTATAATGGATACAACTGAAAGCAAAgaacaaaatagtaaaaaagaaatcgATAGCAAACTGACTTcataaaaaataagtagaaactACATTTAAACAAATAGCAAGTAACAGCCAGGTatgtttacattttatacaaacTATCAACTATGCACAATACACAAGCAGAAGGTACCAAAGAAAGTTTGGTATCTTTTGATTATGTTTTTGACTTAACAAAGTTACATATGAGGCTATTTAAGGTTGTGTACTCTGAATCTCAAACTATTCTACAATTTTGGGGTCTTGGAGGAATTTGAAGCAGTTATTTAGCAGACCTTAAAATAATGAACAACTTTTTCTTTCATCCAATTTAGTAAAACACTCAAAAATAGGACAGCTTGGAGAATGTGAGAGAACACAACTGAATTGATTGGAATCACCTACATGAATAGTGTTATATGGTGCACAAGGAAAGGACCTCAATGCTTGATATATAGACAAATAGCCTCAAAAAGCTGGGTCCACCTTCTATCTatgcctctctctctctctcttacttTAGCTTTTCTTCTCACTTTTGCTTTTGCTATAATCCCTCTCTTAGTCTCTAATGcaaatttgtcttttcttttcacAATTTGTTCCAAGTCAGCATATCATATCCACCATTAATACAATAACAACATATATCCAAATAAGCAAGAAAACGTCTTAAAAATCATACTCATGACAATTAAAAAGACCTTCATTGACTAGTTGATGTCTTATCACAAAAAAGATTGTTAACTCattattcaaatagatttgtaCAGAATTCAACAGTTGTCAGTGTCCCTAAAATGCAATTGTGTACTTCATTTCATTTGCCTTAATTCAATTTTGCTCCTTCAGCATAAATATTTGGAGGAAAAAATGGCACAATTAAGCAATATAATTACACCATTAAATGATGCTATTGATAGACTTTACTTTCAAAGTGTACTTTAGAGATGTAGAACTGTACATCCAGAACATAAATGAGTGGTGTAATTAAATATTGGTTGCCTCTGATAAGTCTCACGGAAGTGCCACAATTTATTTGCAGTAATGAGTCATTAATTATGTGTAGACTTGGCTATGGGAAActttgccaaagattgtccttttggcCCACTGTCTAGGACTAAATGGAAAGCAGTTCATCCATGATTGGGGCacaaggatgtcataaagaaagatttgagagaaaagacaacttcctgggagggtgtaaataggAAAGTGTTGATTAGATtagaatggaggaggagcatgtttagctgtattggcctcagatggcttggtgctgtggtgagttgttagtagtagtagtagactcAGCTATTCTTTTAGTGTACAGCTAAGCAAAGACCCtgtcaaaattctgaaaaaatacccTCCCCAGGGAAAATTCCTAGCAGTACCATGTTTCCATTATGGAGGGGGGGGAAGGCTTGTATACAATTGTTGTGGtagcaatcattttttttaacagtattGAATTGAACATTAAATAGTAGGCTACTACCCATTTGTAATTAGATGGATCAATAATTTTGATCAGCAAACAACAATTGAACAATAAGAGCAAAGATATCATCATATACCCTCAATAAGACTATATGGCTAGGAATGtgagaaaaaaagggagaaattaaaaacatacaGGCCtacattaaaaaggaaaattacaaACAACCACCCATCAATGATTAGCAGAAAAAAGCCAAGCCATAGCAGAGTACCATGTACATAGGCAATACAAACATAGAATTCCGTTTTGGCTAAGAGATATCCATCTCATAgggtcaaaaacaaataaacaaagaaatccAGAAGTCAAAAATCCTTTTACAGTTTTTCTAAAAGcaccaaaaaaaacaatactttttagCTGGCACTTGGGTGATTAAAGTCTGATCCGACTAAGTAGAACTTTAATGTTGCCAGAATTATAAAGATGGTACATAGAATAGTCAAAGACAAAGGATGGATTAGTTTTAAGGACCCAAGGAACATCATTGCATAGTTGCACAACAACAAAAGACACATGAAAGGATATAGAGACTTCAATCCAAGCAATGACTTATCTGTAGAACTGATTTATTCTGGGATAAGATTTTTACAGTTGACATTCATGCAGTAGACCAATAAGAGATGTAAGACTGAACTAGGCAATGAAACCAAATCTTTAcaattgacataggaaaaatgtGTTCAAGCTTTCTAACAACACCAATCTCcctcaatatcttcattttaattagaCCAATTTGATGCCTGAAGGAGGAATTCTCATCAAAAAGAAAACCTAGGAGCTGGACCTTTCCCCTTGAAAGATGGATTTCCAATGGTCAAGGGCAAGCTTGAGAAAATCAAACCATAAAACTACTTTCTCAAACAAAACAATCAATGGATACAAACCATTTTGAAAGCAATGTTAAGGCTACTGCTGTCAGTAAAGGCAGTTGCCTTTACTGACACCAGTAACCTTAGCTTTGACTGCTAAGGATTGATGGCAACAGTCTGTCCTTATAGACTGTCCTCATCCATTGACAGAGACCTATATTTTGGGGCAGTATATAATTTTGGTGTGGTAGGCAACAACAAACTGCTGGTTTTGGTTAATAGCTGCAACAATAAGATCACTAACACAAATATCTTTGTTGACAAAGAAAGAGATAGCAACTAGTTTTGTAGACATCCATAACATGGGAAAAATCAATGTTGTATGAccatatcattaaaaaaaaaaaaaaaaaaaaaaaaaaaaa
Encoded here:
- the LOC136039089 gene encoding zinc finger BED domain-containing protein 5-like; amino-acid sequence: MDKWLIKIPTNKSATPSEPSCSASNPTSSKTKKKRKYDESYLQYGFTCSSHNNEKQPVCLICKEVLAAESMKPSKLQRHLNTKHATLSKKPIEYFERLLQTSNKEKNTLEKYVTLNDKYLLASYEVSYLMAKTKKPFTIGEQLLLPAAIRMSEIVHGKPYAAEISKIPLSNDTVSKRISDISNDQSTASYEA